CACCAGAACAACGTACCATGGTGAATGTCCAAATGACCAAGTGTTTGTACGCAATGAGTACACATTGTCGTTACAACGGTGATCCCAGAACCGGTTGGAATTCTCCACCAACTAACAGTCCAAAATATAACGCACATATATTAGGTATTAAAATAGCTTGTGGCTTAGAGATGCTGGTAGCCAGAGctaatgaacaattaaaacgTAATGAATCATCTGAAAGTATAGATGACAATCAATGGAGAGAGTATCGTCGTCGTTTGGAAGCTAGCGGGTACTTTAGAAGTACTCTTGAAGGTAGTAAAGAACGAGAAAGATTGACACAGACAGCTAAAGAGTACTTAATTGCTCATCCATTAAACACAACTCACATGTTAACCGATGATAGTGCAGCATTAAAGATCTTAGAAGCGTGGAAAAATGTCAAGACCGAAGATTTTGAAATGCACGCACAAGACGAAGCTTCTTTGAGTCCTCCGGACGATGACAGCTGGTTGAGTGTTGATGCAGCACAGTTAGAAGCTATGTTGGGACAACACTGGGCTCGGAGCAGCAAAAAGACACCTCAAGAACCGATTAGTATTAAGGACAAAGTCAaggtatttttaaatcaaaagagTGACGCTGATGGCATTGAATTTTCAAGTGAGTCCCGTGGTGATGACgagaataaaaatgatattgaaGATGTTGGAAGAATAGATTTTGATCCAGAAGTTTTTGACAGCACTCTGCGTGATATATTAGATCTTGTGGTGCCTGGTGGTGATGGTGAATTTGACGGTAGCTCTGAAGGTTCTTTGGGTGGTGATGAAGAAGACGAACGCGGCGGTGAAATGGACAAGTACATGAAATTAATGGATTCGCAGCTTGAAGCTGAATTAGTTAAAGATACAGCCAGTATGTCAAGCTGCTTTAAAGACTCGGTTGAATCAAATTTAATGGAGAGCATAGAAGAAGAAGCTGGTGGTGCTGGGCCAGCTGGTAATATTATCGGTGGTCCTGTTCGACGTCTTATGCATTTACAACTTCAATCACCAACTACTGTTCCTCCTGATCTtcaaagttaattataaaaattaaccttgataattattatcattctaTTAATACTAATGAATTTATGCTAAGACAAAAAGCTttatacttatacttaaaACATGGAAAAAACACTGtgctattattaataattaatcatttacaTCACtcgtttattataataagaaaacttgatttttattgttgtttttacaCTTTATCATTACTGTATTCTTTTTActcttttttgtaaataacagtgaaaaatgaaaaaaaaaaataatcaaaaaacgaaaaaaaaacaaaaaaaagaggTGCGTTTGCGCTTAAATCCTTAAAGCCTGGATTTTCATCCTGATGTACACCAATAGCTGCAATAAATGCACCATTTTCTGCCTATGCAATgattcttttctttaaattttatttaccaaCTACAATCATGATTTTTAAAACCCCTCAGgcgaaaaaagtaaattttaaaaaataacttttgaacgtttgatgatatttttttttataatattatatatttacttaaaagCATTTTTAAACCACTTTGGAGTGTAATTCTTAATTCGATCGGAGTTAGATACATTCGATCCTTCCGTACCACTACTACTGGGTACTGATTCATTTGGAATACTCGATCTTAATTGAACATTATCGGATTCGACGTTAGCGTTTGAATCACCAGAATTATTTGGTTCATCTCGAGTCATTGcgattctaaaaaaaaaattaaaacaattatattatttattcattgatAAACTATACAATTACTTACCTCGATTTAATAGCATGGACACTAGCAACTTTAGGATCAACTAATTTTGTGTTCAAATCAGCTTTCAATTCTGATGATcctgaataataaataatagccGAAGGCAccaaattttcatcaataagTCGAGATTGtggtgttaaatttttttttggtggtgtacaatctgaaataatcaattattaataatttaaactcgtaacttttttttataactaaaaaaaattcgaagaataaattattttacatagaGTAAAGTCTTCTTCAGGATTTgctaaataatctttaacaaAATCTTTAACCAACTGTACAGTTTCAAGTGGACCAAAGATGCCTTGCAAAACCATTTGATTCGGAAACTGTATTCTTAAAA
This sequence is a window from Cotesia glomerata isolate CgM1 unplaced genomic scaffold, MPM_Cglom_v2.3 scaffold_25, whole genome shotgun sequence. Protein-coding genes within it:
- the LOC123274171 gene encoding protein ecdysoneless, which produces MAAIRVQNEDTLECFLYPKFCYSMETDSVTETILNDEISKYNEFINKFTNDYLWHHDSLVFYPRTKQAIVLNQMLHSSTVSHDLSLVPHIYASLRFDEDVGDEWFTVFLIFKLTESFDGLIARIVDSDGEFLLIETADFLPRWLEPENCQDRVYIFDGRIHVIQDRRVLPIQQLKRISENSQNYLLSREVQDTLKKRLAAYSDELNLRKHKARAFLPEKAASILAQNPGLIAPAVRTIVHSDPSERTVCRAMRYFPPEQRTMVNVQMTKCLYAMSTHCRYNGDPRTGWNSPPTNSPKYNAHILGIKIACGLEMLVARANEQLKRNESSESIDDNQWREYRRRLEASGYFRSTLEGSKERERLTQTAKEYLIAHPLNTTHMLTDDSAALKILEAWKNVKTEDFEMHAQDEASLSPPDDDSWLSVDAAQLEAMLGQHWARSSKKTPQEPISIKDKVKVFLNQKSDADGIEFSSESRGDDENKNDIEDVGRIDFDPEVFDSTLRDILDLVVPGGDGEFDGSSEGSLGGDEEDERGGEMDKYMKLMDSQLEAELVKDTASMSSCFKDSVESNLMESIEEEAGGAGPAGNIIGGPVRRLMHLQLQSPTTVPPDLQS